In a single window of the Melissococcus plutonius ATCC 35311 genome:
- a CDS encoding YebC/PmpR family DNA-binding transcriptional regulator has protein sequence MGRKWANIKEKKAAKDANNSRIYAKFGIEIYVAAKSGEPDPYANQKLRFVIERAKTYNVPKHIIDRAIEKAKGSGDEQYSELRYEGFGPNGSMVIVDTLTNNVNRTAADVRAAFGKNGGNMGVSGAVSYMFDHTGIIGFKSSDLNNIDTILEYLMEKEIDVRDIVEEEDQVIVYTEPEDLHRVQELLKEKGIEEFSVAELEMIPQNEVILTGDDLEKFERMLDVLEDLEDVQKIYHNVEINE, from the coding sequence ATGGGTCGTAAATGGGCAAATATTAAAGAAAAAAAAGCGGCAAAGGATGCAAACAATAGTCGAATTTATGCCAAGTTTGGTATTGAAATTTATGTAGCGGCAAAATCAGGAGAACCTGATCCATATGCAAATCAAAAGTTACGTTTTGTTATTGAACGTGCTAAAACTTACAATGTACCAAAACACATTATTGATCGTGCTATCGAAAAAGCAAAAGGTTCAGGTGATGAGCAATACTCAGAATTACGTTATGAGGGATTTGGACCAAATGGTTCAATGGTGATTGTTGATACTTTAACAAATAATGTCAATAGAACCGCTGCAGATGTTCGTGCTGCTTTTGGAAAAAATGGTGGTAACATGGGTGTTAGTGGAGCAGTTTCTTATATGTTTGACCACACTGGAATTATTGGATTTAAGAGTAGTGATCTAAATAATATAGATACCATTCTTGAATATTTGATGGAAAAAGAAATAGATGTTCGTGATATCGTTGAAGAAGAAGATCAAGTCATTGTTTATACAGAACCAGAAGATCTACATAGGGTACAAGAATTATTAAAAGAAAAAGGAATAGAAGAATTTTCTGTTGCAGAATTAGAGATGATTCCTCAAAATGAAGTAATATTAACGGGTGACGATCTTGAAAAATTTGAAAGAATGCTTGATGTTTTAGAAGATTTGGAAGACGTTCAAAAAATATATCATAACGTCGAAATTAATGAATGA